The DNA segment tCGTCAACAATCTGTCTATTAGTCTAGTAGCACACCAAGTTGGAACATGAAACCTGGTTCTCGGATATGGTATGTTAATTATCAAAACATCATTTCAGGCTCAGCTCAACACCATCTAACTTTGAGTGTACCCCACAGATCTTTTTTTGCTCAATGGTATAGTTTAATCTATGGATTACCTTAAGTTCTGTTTGTCAAACAGTTTTTAAGTGCTAATGTTGCCTACCGAGATAGAGATAATTTGTAAATATGCAATTTTTGCAGACACAGCATGGCTACTGGGATATTCCGAACCAATGCCACAACAAAGGGGTACTTGATGGGCTAACCAAATCCTTATCAATTGCTTCTCTCTGCTCTGTTTGGATCAATAGCTACTATCTGCTCCATCTACTACCTCTTAATCACCACTCACCCCCAACAACACCTTTTTCCCCCACCCCTAACAAGAAGTTATATCGTTTTTCCTATGTTATAAATGAAGATACACAAATACAACAATTTGATAAGCATTTTCTGAACCTTTGATGGCCCAGTTAGAAAGCTCAGTCGAATCCAGATCTTTCCTTTAGGGCTTTTGAAATAGCTTGAATAGTGGACGGTGTTGTCCGGCAACAACCACCGATGAGTTTAGCACCTGCGTCGCGCCATATTGGTGCAAACAGCTCGAACTTCTCTTCATCAAAGCATTTCGATGGCTGCCAATAAGGTCATCAAATAGTGTTATGAATATATACCTAGAGATTCACTCAAAAGGAAGTCTGGGAATCCAGGCATGTGATAAGAAAAAGTTACCAGCCATCTTTTTGAAATGCCATCCCATATCTCACCACTATTGGGATAAACAATTATTGCCTTTGTTGTCAACTGTGGAATTGAACTAGATCAGAAATGATGTGCCCAATTTCTAAGTTATGATTCTACTGAACTTATCTTATAAAGATAATTTTCTTACAAATGAGAATGATTACCTCCTTAAGTTTCTGGATGAGAGTTTGAATAAAATGGGGAGGTGCGCAATTAATTCCAAATGCACTAACTTTGTCACTCCTATTAATTACATCAAGGCAGTCCTTGAAGCTTTCTCCCGATGGCGCGTTCTTACCATCCACTGAGCTGAAACATATCCAAGAAGGAATCTGtacattttcttcttcaagcagcTCCACACATGCCTGCACCATTAATTTCATAATGTGGTACGGAAAATTTCAATGAACCAATCTCCAAGCCTAGTATTGCCTTGGCGAAAACTACCAAATAAAGTAAAAATTCAGAACGTTTAGCTACAAATTATGTCAATTTCAAAGGGTGCAGGCAAAAATCATTTGTCGTTCTAGAAGGCATTTTAAGCAACATTTTTTGTTAAGACACACAGATGATTTGGCATTTGAGCCTATATGAGGCACCTTGGAGCTCTTATTTCCTCTACGTGGGAAATAAACTCTGTCCTACTTTAGCTGTGTTATTAAGAATTAGACTGGGGATACattgtttgaataataaaaaaagaattatTAAGAAGCTGTTTATGCCAGTGTTTTTACTGTGTAAGCAATTTAATAGATCCATGTTTCAAAAAGAATGTTATTGACCTGCCAAGACAAATAAATATATGGAGATGTCAATTATATGAATGTATTCTGCTCTTAATCAAGAAAGCAAGAACCGATTAAGATAGATATTTGTGTGCAATTAAAATCGGGGATAATGTTACCCCGATTTTCCGGTAAAGAAACGAGATGGAAGCATGATCTGACGCAACCTCGATTACAGCCGAAGGGTTCCTCGTTTCGGAGCCTGGGGAGGACGAACTGTACATTCGGAATTGGACATGGCTGAACATAGGGTCCGGGCAGAGTAAAGATTCGAGATTAAGGAAAAATAGAAACAGTTAAGCACGATAAGTGGGGAGCCATAATATCCGCCCTCAACCGGATATTACGGCGCAAATCTCGCCTGATATCAACTGCAGATCAACATTTACCGAAAAAAAGAGAGGATTTTTatcttatttagacttgtactaggattaaactcccctactatataaaagggagaacttttttatttttaacccACTGTCCCACGCATATCATAGCAATaaagtttatttttgtcttttagTTGTTGCTCAAAGTGTTCTTCAGTTCCTCTTTTCTTTAGTTACAACTAAGCCCGTATCGAGGGCTCGATCGGAGCCAATTTCAAAGTTCAACTTAAAGCCACGCTAAATCGTTCCACCGCATTTGGTTTGATCCTTTTTTatctctttaatttaattatttgttgtTCTTAGATCATTCGTGTTAAATTAAATCCTTATCCTTTAAACCGcgaacaaatttaattgttactcattttaagggtaaacaatatCCACAATGATTAACAAGATGTCTGGTGAACATTACTGCCAAACAACGATGTCATAGCTCTTCCTACAAAATAATGGCGATCTATATACAAGGAATTAAATGCAAGACAATACCTGAGCTTCTAATTTGTTGGGAATGGTCTCAAATGCCAGTATATCTGGTCCTGCATCCACAAGAAGTTGTAGTCTATGTCGATGGAAATCCTTGAGCTTATCCCGACTTACATGTGGTCCATAATCTCCGCTGGTAGGGACAAAGTTCACAAGATGAAGACTTTTGGGACCTCAAACATACATTAAATGTAATTGAATTTGTTCGTAGTTCATAATAAAACAAGGTAATCTACTTGTACTCTGAACCATCAGCAAGATACGCTCCATAGCTTCCAATTGAGGCTGCAACCAGAGCCCTGTTATAGCTCTGTGTGGGATTTCTTTTCACAACATTCCAGAACTTATCCCGGGCTTCAACTGCTAACTTCACACTTTTCTCTAACAACGATTCTGCTTCTTCAATGGATAATCCCCTTGATAAAAATCCTGGAATTGTGGCCTACAACCATAAACTTAGAAACTGTTCCAAATAAGTAGGATTTTTAAATCCTGGAATTAGCCATAACGTACCTGGTAGGATGAGGTCACTAGTATATCTGCGCCAGCTTCCAGATATTCCAAATGTACCTGCGCGcattcaaataataaagctaGCCACATATTAGTAGTACGCAAATAAATTCCTTGCGTTTGGCGTACCCGTTTGACAAGATCAGGATCTTTGATCAAGCAAAGAGCGCTCCAGAGAGGATCATTAATGGAAGCGCCATGCTTCTCGAGTTGCGTGGCCAAACCGCCATCAACGACAGCACAACCTCCTGCTTTCTCAATCAGATCATCTAACAACGCAGTAGCTTTGAGAATACCCATTTCTCTGCAATTCTTTTTTTGCTCTTTCTTCTGGTGTTAGGGCAGGAACAATGAACAAAGAGGTTTTTGGGAGAGATTTTATAGGCGCCAGTTACGCGTTATTCGGTGGACGTATGGACTTATTTTCCTATGTGTAAATAGACGTGCAGATAGCACAGCTGTGAACGCGGACGATTTAACAAAGTAAGTTCATCCTAGAATTTTATGTGTTTCGGTTCAACTCTCCACTATCGCTATGTTACCTACCTAAATCTTATACGCATCATTTTAGTCAAACGGATTTTCCTTTGGAAAGAAATAAGTCATTAAAGCATTCACATGACCATGAGagattgtatacggtcgaaaccgatttcggccttcgtacgactGGTCGAGAtgggaacataatggaccgaagagagtcttcataatatcgagatgagatcCGAATAAGGCACAAACGAGCTTCGATTTTCAGGGACAAGTCAAATaccgagttcgaagtcattatcgagctcgagtccaatcgaactatgatgagaagTGATGGAATCAAGCTTAAGGGCCAGAGGCCAACCAATACCGACCCCGAGTCAATACTGGaccccgagtcaatatcgagctcgaacCCACATCGAGCTCTAAACCTGGAAACCGACCGATACCAAGTctgatcaagatcgagccaagagacaagagccgttacaaccactatgtattttttattatatccaaagtaggatccctcctCTATAAGAGGGATGGTTATTATTCCTGTAAAGGGGGCTATCAAGTCCTTAATACATTGTAACTCAGATACAATACACTCCCATATTGAAGAATTATCCTTTTTAGCCTtatagattgattcatcttgtttAATCCATAAATCATCTTCCTTTCAACTCTGTTTGTATCTTTTCTTTATAGTCAATATTTGAAATTTCTACTTACTCTTACGATTtctgtcaagttataccacatacccttagaactacgtacaaattcaactctatccatttttcggacaaacagtttggcgcccaccgtggggctagggataatagtgattatttgataTGAATCTGCAAAACAAACCATTTTACGCTTGTTTtcggaagtgtctttgattttggATTAGCAACGACGAGCTGTTAattaaatggccttacctatcgacaacgaagttgGCCTTCAAGGTGAGTACAACAACTTGACGCCCAGGGCCAAAAGGCCGCTTGTCGATGTTGTTGGAGCTCGAGTCGAAGTGCCATTAgacgttaattcgcatgtggccattgaggcaaacctacattctgaacctgaaaatagcattcatggtggtacTCGATCTGCAGATCGAGAAACCCAGGTACCGAGCAGGCCAGAGCCCAGTCTACCCCGAGAAATCACTCACAGAACGAAGCCAGCAGTAGTATgatcaaatgagcaagaatcgagaactaatcccgaaattgctaagatacttgaggaactcacaaaacggaTCGAAGAAACCAACAAAAAAGTGGcaacatataactccagggtcgatcagatcccggagGCACCACCGGTGTTgaaagggttggattccaaaTAATTCGTGCAAAAGCCTTTTCTGCCAAGTGCAGCTCCAAAACCGATCCCCAAAAAactccgcatgcccgagattcctaaatataatggaaagACCGaacccaacgaacacgtcacctcttacacatgtgccatcaagggtaacgatttagaagacgatgaaatcaAATATATGCTGTTGacaaaattcggagagaccctttcgaagggagcaatgatttggtatcacaacctaccaccaaaCTCTATCCACTCATTCGCCATGTTAGCGGACTCTTTCATAAAGACACACGcaggggccataaaggtcgcaacgaggaaatcagaccttttcaaggtaagacaaagggataatgaaatgctgagggaattcgtgtccaaatttcaaatggaacgcatagaattgccaccggtcacagatgattgggccgttcaagctttcacccaagggttgaacgatcGGAGTTTGATTTcatcacgtcggctgaaacaaaatttgatcgagtatctgGCTGTAACTTGGGAAGAtatgcacaatcgatatcaatcaaagatcagagtcgaggacgaccaattaggagccccttccggttcagtacatccaaacaggtcggtagttaaaaaccagagggacgTCGACAGGGAttcaaggtcgaacagagaccgatatcaaccatataccgcagatcgaaggaacaatggttcaggaTGCAATTCTGCCCGGAACAAtcaaagaagtgatcgaggacagaattcttggggacttatgagcaaaagtggttttgacaagtatgccgATCACACAGAAGCATAtcggttatcagaatataactttagcatcgattCATCGAGCATTGTGTCAGAAATCgaaaggatcaaagatactaggtggcccagacccatacaaaccgatccttcccaaagaaacccaaatttgatgtgcaagtatcatggcacacatggtcatAAGACCGAAGATTGtaggcaattaagggaggaggtagcccgtctattcaatgaggcccaccttcgagagttcctcagcgatcgagccaagaatcatttcagagaaagggacgccaataggaaaaatgaacaggaggaaccccaacatatcattcatatgatcgtcggtggggtcgataCTCCACAGTGACCCATATTCAAACACACTAAGATATAAATCACTAGAGAAAAATGAGCCTGAGATTATGTGCCTGAAGGCATTTTATCGTTCAACAACGAAAAAGCAGAGGACATTTCCCAGCCCTACAACgatgctctggtaatttctatcttattaaataaagttcaagttaagcgtgttttagtggatctaggtagcttggcgaatatcatccgatcgagggtcgtggagcagctcggcctacaaaatcaAATTGTTCCTgcagctcgggtcttaaacggcttcaatatggccagtgaaacaactaaagggagATTACTCTACCTgtgaacgtggctggaaccatacaagataccaagttccacgtaatcgagggtgacatgaggtacaatgccctgctcggaaggccttgtatccacaatatgagggcagtcctttcgactctccaccaaatgatgaaattcccaatgtCAGACGGTGTAAAAAtagtatacggggagcagcatgctgcaaaggaaatatttgcggtggatgaggtaacaccgatatcAACACTATCAACCTCGGAAAGGTCGAGCATCGAAGGTAAACatgaagtcaaatagcaatcatagCCACTAGCTTCGACTGAATCAAAGAAGCAGGAGATAGAATAAGAAGAGGAGGAACTTCTGACCCCTCAAACTTTTATTGTACCCGAAGAttctgatgccaccaaatcaacggtcgaagtgCTGGaataggttatattgatcgagtacctgcccgagcgaaaggtatacttgggaacgggattaacccccaaactcaggaaaaagcttattcaatttcttattgataacatagattgttttgcttggtcccatttagacatgacagggatcccactggagataacgacgcatcggctaagcctgaACGCTAGGTTTAAACCGGtcaagcaaaagagaagaccccaatcagaggtaaagcatgcattcatgAAGGACGacgtaactaaacttctcaaaatagggtccattcgggaggtgaaatatcccgaatggtaagccaatgtagttgtagtccctaaaaaggggaacgaacttagaatgtgtgtagattataaggatttaaacaaagcgTGCCACAAatattcttttccactgcctaacatcgatcgcatgattgatgccacggccggccacgagatccttacttttccactgcctaacatcgaacgcatgatcgatgccacggccggccacagttttttggcaaggtttttaatgaggcaaccatcgatcCTGCTAACTgggaacaattcaacagtatccgaggcctctttacaaacaaccttgaatactggggggcattaccaTCTAATAAGAAATTTATTTCATGTCAAACAGGGTCTTGATAGGGAAAaatgtaagggccaaatggtcaaaacgaaccatgcccgcatAGTTTTGCTCGATCCCTAGTATAGAAcataaacacatgtataatgacataaAGAGAATTTTTTACCGATATCCCATATCTCAGAATCCATCCTTTATTTCGTGATCTAGTATGCAAACAGGCTTAACGGCCGACCATTACCCCATAAAACGGGGACTGCCAACCAAAACATCAACGAGATCAAGTCCAACTAAGCCTACGGactactttacttcgagttcgagcaagcactcactcgactactaagcatacgggctactcttatttcaagttcgagacatcactcactcgactactaagcctacgggctattcttCTTTTGAGTTTgcgcaatcactcactcgactactaagcctacgggctactcttattttgagtttgagcaatcactcattcgaccactaagcctacgggctacttcacttcgagttcgagcaagcactcactcgattgCTAAGCTACGGggtactcttatttcgagttcgagcaatcactcacttgactactaagcctacgggctacacttatttcgagttcgatcaatcactcactcgactactaagcctacgggctactttacttcgagttcgagcaagcactcactcgactactaagcctacgggctactcttatttcgagttcgagcaatcactcactcgaccactaagcctacgggctactcttatttcgagttcgaacaatcactcactcgactactaagcctacgggcaacttcactttgagttcgagcaagcactcactcgattactaagcctacgggctactcttattttgagttcgagcaatcactcactcgattactaagcctacgggctactcttatttcgagttcgagcaatcactcactcgatcactaagcctacgggttactcttatttcgagtttgagcaatcattcacttgactattaaAGGCCCACAGGCTACGATTACTTCAAGTttcaacaatcactcactcgattactaagcctacgagctactcttatttcgagatcaagcaatcactcactcgaccactaagccaaCGAGCTACTTcccttcgagtttgagcaagttctcactcgattactaagactacgggctactcttatttcgcgtttgagcaatcactcactcaac comes from the Nicotiana tabacum cultivar K326 chromosome 14, ASM71507v2, whole genome shotgun sequence genome and includes:
- the LOC107798163 gene encoding homocysteine S-methyltransferase 1 isoform X1; this encodes MGILKATALLDDLIEKAGGCAVVDGGLATQLEKHGASINDPLWSALCLIKDPDLVKRVRQTQGIYLRTTNMWLALLFECAQVHLEYLEAGADILVTSSYQATIPGFLSRGLSIEEAESLLEKSVKLAVEARDKFWNVVKRNPTQSYNRALVAASIGSYGAYLADGSEYNGDYGPHVSRDKLKDFHRHRLQLLVDAGPDILAFETIPNKLEAQACVELLEEENVQIPSWICFSSVDGKNAPSGESFKDCLDVINRSDKVSAFGINCAPPHFIQTLIQKLKELTTKAIIVYPNSGEIWDGISKRWLPSKCFDEEKFELFAPIWRDAGAKLIGGCCRTTPSTIQAISKALKERSGFD
- the LOC107798163 gene encoding homocysteine S-methyltransferase 1 isoform X2; this encodes MGILKATALLDDLIEKAGGCAVVDGGLATQLEKHGASINDPLWSALCLIKDPDLVKRVHLEYLEAGADILVTSSYQATIPGFLSRGLSIEEAESLLEKSVKLAVEARDKFWNVVKRNPTQSYNRALVAASIGSYGAYLADGSEYNGDYGPHVSRDKLKDFHRHRLQLLVDAGPDILAFETIPNKLEAQACVELLEEENVQIPSWICFSSVDGKNAPSGESFKDCLDVINRSDKVSAFGINCAPPHFIQTLIQKLKELTTKAIIVYPNSGEIWDGISKRWLPSKCFDEEKFELFAPIWRDAGAKLIGGCCRTTPSTIQAISKALKERSGFD
- the LOC107798163 gene encoding homocysteine S-methyltransferase 1 isoform X3, whose translation is MRAGTFGISGSWRRYTSDLILPGFLSRGLSIEEAESLLEKSVKLAVEARDKFWNVVKRNPTQSYNRALVAASIGSYGAYLADGSEYNGDYGPHVSRDKLKDFHRHRLQLLVDAGPDILAFETIPNKLEAQACVELLEEENVQIPSWICFSSVDGKNAPSGESFKDCLDVINRSDKVSAFGINCAPPHFIQTLIQKLKELTTKAIIVYPNSGEIWDGISKRWLPSKCFDEEKFELFAPIWRDAGAKLIGGCCRTTPSTIQAISKALKERSGFD